One window of Fusobacterium polymorphum genomic DNA carries:
- a CDS encoding TlpA family protein disulfide reductase, which yields MKKKILILLLFILSLTSFAIPLNNMDKDGNVTLPNIELVDQYGKKHNLQDYKGKVIMINFWVSWCSDCKAEMPKVVELYKEYGENKKDLIILGVATPISKKYPNNKDRIDKTALLKYIKDNGYIFPSLFDETGKTYAEYEIEEYPSSFIIDRNGHLKAYIKGAISKEELKQNIENVLNPKK from the coding sequence ATGAAAAAGAAAATTTTGATTTTATTATTATTTATCTTGTCTTTAACAAGTTTTGCAATACCATTGAATAATATGGATAAAGATGGTAATGTTACTTTACCAAATATTGAACTTGTTGACCAATATGGAAAAAAACATAATTTACAAGATTATAAAGGTAAAGTTATTATGATTAATTTTTGGGTAAGTTGGTGTAGTGATTGTAAGGCTGAAATGCCAAAAGTTGTAGAATTATACAAAGAATATGGAGAAAATAAAAAAGATTTAATAATCCTTGGAGTTGCAACTCCTATATCTAAAAAATACCCAAATAACAAAGATAGAATTGATAAAACAGCATTGTTAAAATATATAAAAGATAATGGATATATCTTCCCAAGTTTATTTGATGAAACAGGTAAAACTTATGCTGAATATGAAATAGAAGAATACCCTTCAAGTTTTATTATTGATAGAAATGGACACTTGAAAGCTTATATAAAAGGTGCTATTTCAAAAGAAGAATTAAAACAAAATATTGAAAATGTTTTAAATCCCAAAAAATAA
- a CDS encoding AMP-binding protein → MQIVTDKNKVALYYKDEATTYKEFILNTKKIKQFTKIKQFTNNMIYMENRPELLYSFFAIWDSRATCVCIDASSTAEEMTYYIDNSDVIKIFTSNMQVEKVKEALSILNKEIEIVIVDEINLNEIKIDENSSENLVINSPEKEDTALILYTSGTTGKPKGVMLTFDNILANVDSLDVYKMYEETDVTIALLPLHHILPLLGTGVMPLLYSATIVFLEDISSVALIDAMKKYKVTMLIGVPKLWEVMHKKIIDTINSKGITSFIFKLAKKINSLAFSKVIFKKVSEGFGGHIKFFVSGGSKLNPQITKDFHTLGIKICEGYGMTETSPIISYTPKNDIVPDSAGRVIKDVEVKIADDNEILVKGRNVMKGYYKNPKATAEIIDKDGWLHTGDLGKLVNDYLYITGRKKEMIVLSNGKNINPIEIETKISSMTNLISEIVVTEYNSILTAVIHPDFEKVKEEKIGNIYENLKWEVVDKYNQKAPDYKKILDIKIINEDFPKTKIGKIKRFMIADMLDGKIEKQERKPEPDFEEYNKIKKYLVNVKEKDVYFDSHIEIDLGMDSLDMVEFQHFLDLNYGIKEDNLISKYPTLLELANYVKDNKNQEKIGNLDWKEIINKDTDADLPSSSFIAVFFKFLSFIVFKTFFRVKVKGKEKIEKDKPTIFVANHQSFLDGFLFNYSVPLKVMKKTYFLATVIHFKSSIMKFMADSSNVVLVDMNKDIAEVMQILAKLLKKNKNVAIYPEGTRTRDGKMNKFKKSFAIIAKELNVDIQPYVIDGAYDLFPTGKKFPKPGKITVEFLDKIKVENLTYDEIVNEAYSVIKNKVEA, encoded by the coding sequence ATGCAAATCGTAACTGATAAAAATAAGGTAGCTCTATATTACAAAGATGAAGCTACTACTTATAAAGAATTTATCTTAAATACAAAAAAAATAAAACAATTTACAAAAATAAAACAATTTACAAACAATATGATATATATGGAAAACAGACCAGAATTATTATATAGTTTTTTTGCTATTTGGGATAGCAGAGCAACTTGTGTTTGTATAGATGCTTCAAGTACAGCAGAAGAAATGACATATTATATTGATAATTCTGATGTTATTAAAATATTTACTTCTAATATGCAAGTTGAAAAAGTAAAAGAAGCCTTAAGTATTTTAAATAAGGAAATTGAAATTGTTATTGTAGATGAGATAAATTTAAATGAAATAAAAATTGATGAAAACTCATCAGAAAATTTAGTGATTAATTCACCTGAAAAAGAAGATACAGCTTTAATACTATATACTTCTGGAACAACTGGAAAACCTAAAGGAGTTATGCTAACATTCGACAATATTTTAGCAAATGTAGATTCACTTGATGTCTATAAGATGTATGAGGAAACAGATGTAACCATTGCATTGTTACCATTACATCATATATTACCACTTTTAGGAACTGGGGTTATGCCTCTTTTGTATTCTGCTACAATAGTATTTCTTGAAGATATATCTTCTGTTGCACTTATAGACGCAATGAAGAAATATAAGGTAACTATGTTAATAGGTGTTCCTAAACTTTGGGAAGTAATGCATAAAAAAATTATAGATACTATAAATTCAAAAGGAATAACAAGTTTTATTTTTAAATTAGCTAAAAAAATTAATTCTTTAGCTTTTAGTAAAGTAATTTTTAAGAAAGTAAGTGAAGGTTTTGGAGGACACATTAAATTTTTTGTATCAGGAGGTTCTAAATTAAATCCACAAATTACAAAAGATTTTCATACTCTTGGAATAAAAATTTGTGAAGGTTATGGAATGACTGAAACTTCTCCAATAATTTCATATACCCCAAAAAATGATATAGTTCCTGATTCAGCAGGTAGAGTTATCAAAGATGTTGAAGTTAAAATTGCTGATGATAATGAAATACTTGTTAAAGGTAGAAATGTAATGAAAGGTTACTATAAAAATCCTAAGGCAACAGCTGAAATAATAGATAAAGATGGCTGGTTGCATACTGGGGATTTAGGAAAGTTAGTAAATGACTATCTGTATATAACAGGTAGAAAAAAGGAAATGATAGTTTTATCTAATGGTAAAAATATAAATCCTATTGAAATTGAAACAAAAATCTCTTCTATGACTAATTTAATTTCTGAAATAGTTGTTACTGAATATAATTCTATTTTAACAGCAGTTATACATCCAGACTTTGAAAAAGTAAAAGAAGAAAAAATTGGTAATATTTATGAAAATTTAAAATGGGAGGTAGTTGATAAGTATAATCAAAAAGCTCCTGATTACAAAAAGATATTGGATATTAAAATTATAAATGAAGATTTCCCAAAAACAAAAATTGGTAAAATTAAAAGATTTATGATAGCAGATATGTTAGATGGAAAGATAGAAAAGCAAGAAAGAAAACCTGAACCAGATTTTGAAGAATATAACAAAATTAAAAAATACCTTGTTAATGTTAAAGAAAAAGATGTGTATTTTGATTCACACATTGAAATTGATTTAGGTATGGACTCATTAGATATGGTTGAATTTCAACATTTCTTGGACTTAAATTATGGTATTAAAGAGGATAATTTAATCTCTAAATATCCTACTCTTTTAGAACTTGCTAATTATGTAAAGGATAATAAAAATCAAGAGAAAATAGGAAATCTTGATTGGAAAGAAATAATAAATAAAGATACAGATGCAGATTTACCAAGTTCAAGTTTTATAGCAGTATTTTTTAAATTTTTATCTTTTATTGTTTTTAAAACATTTTTTAGAGTTAAGGTAAAAGGTAAGGAAAAAATTGAAAAAGATAAACCTACTATCTTTGTTGCAAATCATCAAAGTTTTTTAGATGGTTTCTTGTTTAATTATTCTGTTCCTTTAAAAGTTATGAAGAAAACTTATTTCTTGGCAACAGTAATACATTTTAAAAGTTCTATAATGAAATTTATGGCAGATTCTTCAAATGTGGTATTGGTTGATATGAATAAGGATATTGCAGAAGTAATGCAAATACTTGCTAAACTTTTAAAGAAAAATAAAAATGTTGCTATTTATCCAGAAGGAACAAGAACCAGAGATGGAAAAATGAATAAATTTAAAAAATCTTTTGCTATTATTGCAAAAGAATTAAATGTTGATATTCAACCTTATGTTATAGATGGTGCTTATGACTTATTTCCGACTGGTAAAAAATTTCCTAAACCTGGAAAAATCACTGTTGAATTTTTAGATAAAATAAAAGTAGAAAATCTAACTTATGATGAGATAGTAAATGAAGCTTATTCAGTTATCAAGAATAAGGTAGAAGCTTAA
- a CDS encoding DUF1846 domain-containing protein has translation MKIGFDHEKYLEEQSKYILERVNNHDKLYIEFGGKLLGDLHAKRVLPGFDENAKIKVLNKLKDKIEVIICVYAGDIERNKIRGDFGITYDMDVFRLIDDLRENDLKVNSVVITRYEDRPSTALFITRLERRGIKVYKHYATKGYPSDVDTIVSDEGYGKNAYIETTKPIVVVTAPGPGSGKLATCLSQLYHEYKRGKDVGYSKFETFPVWNVPLKHPLNIAYEAATVDLNDVNMIDPFHLEEYGEIAVNYNRDIEAFPLLKRIIEKITGKKSIYQSPTDMGVNRVGFGITDDEVVRKASEQEIIRRYFKTGCDYKKGNTDLETFKRSEFIMHSLGLKEEDRKVVTFARKKLELLNEEKSDKQKTVSAIAFEMPDGKIITGKKSSLMDAPSAAILNSLKYLSNFDDELLLISPTILEPIIKLKEKTLKNRHIPLDCEEILIALSITAATNPMAEVALSKLSQLEGVQAHSTHILGRNDEQYLRKLGIDVTSDQVFPTENLYYNQ, from the coding sequence ATGAAAATAGGTTTTGACCATGAAAAATATTTAGAAGAACAATCTAAGTATATACTTGAAAGAGTTAATAACCATGACAAACTGTATATTGAATTTGGAGGAAAACTTTTAGGGGATTTACATGCTAAAAGAGTTTTACCTGGATTTGATGAGAATGCCAAAATTAAAGTTTTAAATAAACTTAAAGATAAAATAGAAGTTATAATCTGTGTTTATGCAGGGGATATAGAGAGAAATAAGATCAGAGGTGATTTTGGAATCACTTATGATATGGATGTTTTTAGACTTATTGATGATTTAAGAGAAAATGATTTAAAAGTTAATAGTGTGGTTATTACAAGATATGAAGATAGACCTTCAACAGCTCTTTTTATAACAAGGCTTGAAAGAAGAGGGATAAAGGTATATAAGCATTACGCAACAAAAGGATATCCTAGTGATGTTGACACAATAGTAAGTGATGAAGGTTATGGAAAAAATGCCTATATAGAAACAACAAAACCAATAGTTGTTGTAACTGCACCAGGTCCAGGAAGTGGAAAACTTGCAACTTGTTTAAGTCAACTTTACCATGAATATAAAAGAGGAAAAGATGTGGGATATTCTAAATTTGAAACTTTTCCAGTTTGGAATGTTCCTTTAAAACACCCTTTAAATATAGCTTATGAAGCTGCAACTGTTGACTTAAATGATGTCAATATGATAGATCCATTTCATTTAGAAGAATATGGAGAAATTGCAGTAAATTATAATAGAGATATAGAAGCTTTCCCATTATTAAAAAGAATTATTGAAAAGATAACAGGAAAAAAATCAATTTATCAATCTCCAACTGATATGGGAGTTAATAGAGTGGGCTTTGGTATAACTGATGATGAAGTAGTTAGAAAAGCCTCAGAACAAGAAATAATAAGAAGATATTTTAAAACTGGTTGTGATTATAAAAAAGGAAATACTGATTTAGAAACATTTAAAAGATCAGAATTTATAATGCATAGTCTAGGTTTAAAAGAAGAAGATAGAAAAGTTGTAACTTTTGCTAGAAAAAAATTAGAACTTTTAAATGAAGAAAAAAGTGATAAACAAAAAACAGTTTCTGCTATTGCATTTGAAATGCCAGATGGAAAAATAATAACAGGCAAAAAATCATCACTAATGGATGCTCCATCAGCAGCTATATTAAATTCATTGAAGTATCTTTCTAATTTTGATGATGAACTTCTATTAATTTCACCAACAATTTTAGAGCCAATTATAAAATTAAAAGAAAAGACTTTAAAAAATAGACATATTCCACTTGATTGTGAGGAAATATTAATTGCTTTAAGTATAACAGCAGCAACTAACCCTATGGCAGAGGTTGCTTTATCTAAACTTTCACAATTAGAGGGAGTGCAAGCTCATTCAACACATATTTTAGGAAGAAATGATGAGCAATATCTAAGAAAACTTGGAATAGATGTTACATCAGATCAAGTTTTTCCAACTGAAAATTTATATTACAATCAATAA
- the pckA gene encoding phosphoenolpyruvate carboxykinase (ATP), producing the protein MKMYGLEKLGISNMVAVHYNLSPAQLIEKALVNNEGILSDTGAFVISTGKYTGRAPDDKFFVDTPEVHKYIDWGRNQPIEKEKFNAIFGKLVAYLQNREIFIFDGRAGANPEYTRRFRVINELASQNLFIHQLLIRTDEEYNENNDIDFTIISAPNFHCVPEIDGVNSEAAIIIDFESKLAIICGTRYSGEIKKSVFSIMNYIMPHENILPMHCSANMDPVTHETAIFFGLSGTGKTTLSADPNRKLIGDDEHGWCDKGIFNFEGGCYAKCINLTEESEPEIYRAIKFGSLVENVVVDPITRKIQYEDASITPNTRVGYPIHYIPNAELSGVGGIPKVVIFLTADSFGVLPPISRLSQEAAMYHFVTGFTAKLAGTELGVKEPVPTFSTCFGEPFMPMDPSVYAEMLGERLKKHNTKVYLINTGWSGGAYGTGKRINLKYTRAMVTAVLNGYFDNAEYKHDDIFNLDIPQSCPGVPSEIMNPIDTWPDRDKYIVAAKKLANLFYNNFKEKYPNMPENITNAGPKYND; encoded by the coding sequence ATGAAAATGTATGGACTTGAAAAATTAGGAATTAGTAATATGGTAGCAGTGCATTATAATCTAAGCCCTGCACAACTTATAGAAAAAGCTTTGGTAAATAATGAAGGAATATTAAGTGATACTGGTGCCTTTGTTATATCAACTGGTAAATATACTGGTCGTGCACCAGATGACAAATTTTTTGTAGACACTCCAGAAGTTCATAAGTATATTGATTGGGGTAGAAATCAACCTATTGAAAAAGAAAAATTTAATGCAATTTTTGGAAAATTAGTTGCTTATTTACAAAATCGTGAAATTTTTATTTTTGATGGAAGAGCAGGAGCTAATCCAGAATATACTAGAAGATTTCGTGTTATAAATGAATTAGCTAGTCAAAACTTATTTATTCATCAATTATTAATTAGAACAGATGAAGAATATAATGAAAATAATGATATTGATTTCACTATTATTTCAGCACCTAATTTTCACTGTGTACCTGAAATAGATGGAGTAAATTCAGAAGCTGCAATAATAATTGATTTTGAAAGTAAACTAGCTATTATCTGTGGAACAAGATATTCAGGAGAAATAAAGAAAAGTGTATTCTCTATAATGAACTATATCATGCCTCATGAAAATATTTTACCTATGCACTGTTCAGCAAATATGGATCCAGTAACTCATGAAACTGCAATTTTCTTTGGATTATCTGGAACTGGAAAAACAACTCTATCAGCAGATCCTAATCGTAAATTGATTGGTGATGATGAACATGGTTGGTGTGATAAAGGTATCTTTAACTTTGAAGGTGGATGCTATGCAAAATGTATAAACTTAACTGAAGAAAGTGAACCTGAAATTTATCGTGCTATTAAATTTGGAAGCTTAGTAGAAAATGTTGTTGTAGATCCTATAACAAGAAAAATTCAATATGAAGATGCAAGTATAACTCCAAATACAAGAGTAGGATATCCAATACATTATATTCCTAATGCTGAATTATCAGGAGTAGGTGGAATACCAAAAGTTGTTATATTCTTAACAGCAGATTCTTTTGGAGTATTACCTCCAATTTCAAGATTAAGTCAAGAAGCTGCAATGTATCACTTTGTAACTGGATTTACTGCAAAACTAGCTGGAACAGAATTAGGAGTAAAAGAACCTGTTCCTACATTCTCAACATGTTTTGGAGAGCCATTTATGCCTATGGACCCAAGTGTATATGCTGAAATGCTTGGAGAAAGATTAAAAAAACATAATACAAAAGTATATTTAATTAACACTGGTTGGTCAGGTGGAGCTTATGGAACAGGTAAGAGAATAAACTTAAAATATACTCGTGCTATGGTAACTGCAGTATTAAATGGATATTTTGATAATGCTGAATACAAGCATGATGATATATTTAACTTAGATATTCCTCAATCTTGTCCAGGTGTTCCTAGTGAAATTATGAATCCAATAGATACTTGGCCAGATAGAGATAAATATATTGTAGCTGCTAAGAAATTAGCTAATCTATTCTATAATAACTTTAAAGAAAAATACCCAAATATGCCAGAAAATATTACAAATGCTGGTCCTAAATATAATGATTAA
- the rpmA gene encoding 50S ribosomal protein L27, whose protein sequence is MQFLFNIQLFAHKKGQGSVKNGRDSNPKYLGVKKYDGEVVKAGNIIVRQRGTKYHAGNNMGIGKDHTLFALIDGYVKFERLGKNKKQISVYSEK, encoded by the coding sequence ATGCAATTTTTATTTAATATACAATTATTTGCACATAAAAAAGGGCAAGGTTCTGTTAAAAACGGAAGAGACTCTAATCCTAAATATCTTGGAGTTAAAAAATATGATGGAGAAGTTGTAAAAGCTGGAAACATCATAGTTAGACAAAGAGGAACTAAATACCATGCAGGAAATAATATGGGAATTGGTAAAGATCACACTCTTTTCGCTTTAATTGATGGATATGTAAAATTTGAAAGATTAGGAAAGAATAAAAAACAAATTTCTGTATATTCAGAAAAATAA
- a CDS encoding ribosomal-processing cysteine protease Prp, which yields MTKVEIFRKNGSIVGYKASGHSGYSEQGSDIICSAISTSLQMTLAGIQEVLKLEPKFKINDGFLDVDLKNISQNKFTEINILTESMALFLKELAKQYPKYIRLVEKEEK from the coding sequence ATGACTAAGGTAGAAATTTTTAGAAAAAATGGTAGTATTGTAGGATATAAAGCAAGTGGACATTCTGGATATTCAGAACAAGGTAGTGATATTATTTGTTCTGCTATCTCAACATCATTACAAATGACTTTGGCAGGAATTCAAGAAGTCTTAAAGTTAGAACCTAAATTTAAAATAAATGATGGTTTTCTTGATGTTGATTTAAAAAATATTAGTCAAAATAAATTTACAGAAATAAATATACTCACAGAATCTATGGCTTTATTTTTAAAAGAATTAGCTAAGCAGTATCCTAAATACATTAGACTTGTAGAAAAGGAGGAAAAGTAA
- the rplU gene encoding 50S ribosomal protein L21: MYAVIKTGGKQYKVTEGDVLKVEKLNAEVNTTVELTEVLLVAGGDNAVKVGKPLVEGAKVVVEVLSQGKGPKVINFKYKPKKASHRKRGHRQLFTEVKVTSIIA; the protein is encoded by the coding sequence ATGTACGCAGTAATTAAAACTGGTGGAAAACAGTATAAAGTTACAGAAGGTGATGTATTAAAAGTAGAAAAATTAAATGCTGAAGTTAATACAACTGTTGAATTAACAGAAGTTCTTTTAGTAGCTGGTGGAGACAACGCAGTTAAAGTTGGTAAACCATTAGTAGAAGGAGCAAAAGTAGTTGTGGAAGTTTTATCTCAAGGTAAAGGTCCAAAAGTAATTAACTTCAAATACAAGCCTAAAAAAGCTAGTCACAGAAAAAGAGGACATAGACAACTTTTTACTGAAGTAAAAGTAACTTCAATAATAGCATAG
- a CDS encoding Type 1 glutamine amidotransferase-like domain-containing protein: MKKLFLCSYFRGVKDIFKDFMNNDTKGKKVLFIPTANIDEETKFLIDETKEVFKSLEMEVDDLEISKLDEKTIKNKIEKTNYLYVGGGNIFYLLQELKRKNLIDFIKNRVNSGMVYIGESAGALITSKDIEYSDLMDDKTIAKDLKEYSGLNLVDFYIVPHLNEFPFEESSKQTVEKYKNKLNIIAINNSQAIIVKDKKFEIK, from the coding sequence ATGAAAAAGCTATTTTTATGCTCGTATTTTAGAGGAGTAAAAGATATATTTAAAGACTTTATGAATAATGATACCAAAGGAAAGAAGGTTTTATTTATTCCAACTGCCAACATAGATGAAGAAACTAAATTTTTAATTGATGAGACAAAAGAAGTATTTAAAAGTCTTGAAATGGAAGTAGATGATTTAGAAATTTCAAAACTAGATGAAAAAACTATTAAAAATAAGATAGAAAAAACTAATTATTTATATGTTGGTGGAGGAAATATATTCTATTTATTACAAGAATTAAAAAGAAAAAATTTAATTGATTTTATAAAAAATAGAGTTAATTCTGGAATGGTATATATTGGAGAATCAGCTGGAGCATTAATCACTTCTAAAGATATAGAATATTCTGACTTAATGGATGATAAAACTATTGCAAAAGATTTAAAAGAATATTCAGGATTAAATTTAGTTGATTTCTATATAGTTCCTCACTTAAATGAATTTCCTTTTGAGGAAAGTTCAAAACAAACAGTTGAAAAATATAAAAATAAATTGAATATTATTGCAATAAATAATAGTCAAGCTATTATTGTAAAAGATAAAAAATTTGAAATTAAATAA
- a CDS encoding nickel/cobalt transporter: MKKIIKYSVGIIAIALIYLLISNFNLIMFKIAIYQQEIVEKISDLIEKENEKIVYTMLFFTFLYGIVHSFGPGHGKTLVLTYSVKEKLNFPKLLLISFLIAYLQGLSAYILVKFIINLSDKASMMLFYDLDNRTRLIASVLIILIGLYNIYSVLRNKSCEHCHETKVKNILGFSIVLGLCPCPGVMTVLLFLESFGLSENLFLFTLSMSTGIFLVILFFGILANTFKKTLVEEENFKLHKILALFGASLMILFGIFQILILGE; the protein is encoded by the coding sequence ATGAAAAAAATTATTAAATATTCAGTTGGAATAATTGCTATTGCATTAATTTATTTATTGATTTCAAATTTTAATTTAATTATGTTTAAAATAGCAATATATCAACAAGAAATAGTTGAAAAAATAAGTGATTTAATAGAAAAAGAAAATGAGAAAATTGTTTATACAATGTTATTCTTTACTTTCTTATATGGAATAGTCCATTCTTTTGGACCAGGGCATGGTAAAACTTTAGTTTTAACATATTCAGTAAAAGAAAAATTAAATTTTCCCAAATTGCTTTTAATCTCTTTTTTAATAGCATATTTACAAGGTTTATCAGCTTATATATTGGTAAAATTTATTATAAATCTTTCAGATAAAGCCTCTATGATGCTATTCTATGATTTAGATAATAGAACTAGATTAATTGCCTCTGTTTTGATTATCTTAATTGGTTTATATAATATTTATTCAGTTTTAAGAAATAAAAGTTGTGAACATTGCCATGAAACAAAGGTGAAAAATATTTTAGGTTTTTCTATTGTTTTAGGACTTTGTCCTTGTCCTGGTGTAATGACGGTACTTTTATTTTTAGAAAGTTTTGGACTTAGTGAAAATTTATTCCTATTTACTTTATCTATGTCAACAGGAATATTTTTAGTGATATTATTTTTTGGAATTTTAGCTAATACTTTTAAAAAGACTTTGGTTGAAGAAGAGAATTTTAAATTACATAAAATTTTAGCTTTGTTTGGAGCTAGTCTTATGATTTTATTTGGTATATTTCAAATATTAATTTTGGGGGAATAA
- a CDS encoding DUF1007 family protein, with translation MKFIYKIILFFIISVYSYSHPHVFFDTNIEVKIENQKLEGIELQLSLDELNTRLNKKILKPDKEMNVEQENIVFLKHLFKHIRVKYNNKTYKEDDIIFEQAKLVDGNLEIYFFLPIDEKITKNSKLKIALYDTKYYYNYDYEKSSLKIDKNIKSKVNFFTNDKIKFYFNLVSPEEYEVTFE, from the coding sequence ATGAAATTTATTTATAAAATAATATTATTTTTTATCATTAGTGTATACAGTTATTCTCATCCTCATGTTTTTTTTGATACAAATATAGAAGTAAAAATAGAAAATCAAAAACTTGAAGGAATAGAATTGCAATTAAGCTTAGATGAGTTGAATACAAGATTGAATAAGAAAATCTTAAAACCTGATAAAGAAATGAATGTTGAACAAGAAAATATTGTATTTTTAAAACATTTATTCAAACATATAAGAGTTAAATATAATAACAAAACTTATAAGGAAGATGATATAATTTTTGAACAAGCAAAATTAGTGGATGGTAATTTAGAAATCTATTTTTTTCTTCCTATTGATGAAAAAATAACAAAAAATTCTAAATTAAAAATAGCTTTATATGACACAAAATATTACTATAATTATGATTATGAAAAATCATCATTAAAGATTGATAAGAATATAAAGTCTAAGGTAAATTTTTTTACAAATGATAAGATAAAATTTTATTTTAACTTAGTAAGTCCAGAGGAATATGAGGTGACATTTGAATGA
- a CDS encoding ABC transporter permease, with protein sequence MKNKKINYKFYIILTLAILIILITVFANYLAPYNPDYQNYEAISQAPNSIYLLGTDYVGRDILSRVLYGGRYSLLIALLVTLLVAFIGIVIGLISGYLGGVVDIVIMRIVDMIMSFPYIVFVIAVVTIFGGGLKNLILAMTLISWTNYARVTRAMVISLKNNDFINQAKLSGANNIRVMYKYLAPNVLPYLIVLTTQDIANNLLTLSSLSLLGIGVQPPTAEWGLMLSEGKKYIQTAPWILFFPGIAIFICVVVFNLLGDSLRDVLDPKE encoded by the coding sequence ATGAAAAATAAAAAAATTAATTATAAGTTTTATATAATTTTAACATTAGCTATTCTTATAATTTTAATTACAGTTTTTGCAAATTATTTAGCTCCTTATAATCCTGATTATCAAAATTATGAGGCTATATCCCAAGCTCCAAATTCTATTTACTTATTAGGAACAGATTATGTAGGTAGAGACATTTTATCAAGAGTACTTTACGGAGGTAGATATTCTTTACTAATTGCTTTATTAGTAACTTTGTTAGTCGCTTTTATAGGAATTGTGATAGGACTTATATCTGGCTATTTAGGAGGCGTAGTTGATATTGTCATTATGAGAATAGTTGATATGATAATGTCTTTTCCATATATAGTTTTTGTAATAGCAGTAGTAACAATTTTTGGTGGAGGATTAAAGAATTTAATTTTAGCTATGACATTAATTAGTTGGACTAACTATGCAAGAGTTACAAGAGCTATGGTAATATCTTTAAAAAATAATGATTTTATAAATCAAGCTAAATTAAGTGGAGCTAACAATATTAGAGTTATGTATAAATATTTAGCTCCTAATGTTTTACCTTATTTAATTGTTTTAACAACACAAGATATTGCAAATAATCTTTTAACTTTATCAAGTTTATCTCTTTTAGGAATAGGAGTACAACCTCCAACAGCGGAATGGGGACTTATGTTAAGTGAGGGTAAAAAATATATTCAAACAGCTCCTTGGATACTATTTTTCCCAGGAATAGCCATATTTATTTGTGTAGTTGTTTTTAATTTACTTGGGGATAGTTTAAGAGATGTTCTTGATCCCAAAGAGTAA